One stretch of Ornithinimicrobium ciconiae DNA includes these proteins:
- a CDS encoding phosphoglycerate kinase — MKTIADLGDLSGRRVLVRSDLNVPLDDSGAITDDGRVRASVPTIKGLAKAGARVIVCAHLGRPKGAPEEKYSLRPVATRLEELLEQPVAFATDTVGESARSAVDALEDGQVLLLENLRFNPGETAKTAPERQEFAEQLAALADAYVSDGFGVVHREQASVFDIAALLPSAAGGLVQSEVEVLRRLTEDPRRPYAVVLGGAKVSDKLGVIDNLLGKADRLLIGGGMVFTFLAAQGHEVGNSLLEEDQLEVVRGYLKTAEDTGVEIVLPTDIVAATEFSADAEHEVVAADEIPADRMGLDIGPDSARLFADKLADARTVFWNGPMGAFEMEPYAAGTEAVARALVDITASHDALTVVGGGDSAAAVRQFGHSDDEFGHISTGGGASLEFLEGKTLPGLEVLENS; from the coding sequence ATGAAGACGATCGCCGACCTCGGCGACCTCTCGGGTCGCCGGGTCCTGGTCCGCAGCGACCTCAATGTCCCGCTCGATGACTCCGGCGCGATCACCGACGACGGCCGGGTGCGCGCCTCGGTGCCCACCATCAAGGGCCTCGCCAAGGCGGGCGCCCGGGTCATCGTGTGTGCCCACCTGGGCCGGCCCAAGGGTGCGCCGGAGGAGAAGTACTCCCTGCGTCCCGTGGCCACCCGACTCGAGGAGTTGCTGGAGCAGCCGGTCGCCTTCGCCACAGACACGGTGGGAGAGTCGGCCCGCTCGGCGGTGGACGCCCTCGAGGACGGCCAGGTGCTCCTGCTGGAGAACCTGCGGTTCAACCCGGGCGAGACCGCCAAGACTGCGCCGGAGCGCCAGGAGTTCGCCGAGCAGCTCGCGGCCCTGGCCGACGCCTATGTCAGTGACGGCTTCGGCGTGGTCCACCGCGAGCAGGCGAGCGTCTTCGACATCGCCGCCCTGTTGCCGTCGGCAGCAGGCGGGCTGGTCCAGTCCGAGGTGGAGGTGCTGCGCCGGCTCACCGAGGACCCGCGGCGCCCGTATGCCGTGGTGCTGGGTGGGGCGAAGGTGTCCGACAAGCTCGGTGTCATCGACAACCTGCTCGGCAAGGCCGACCGGTTGCTCATCGGCGGTGGCATGGTCTTCACCTTCCTGGCGGCCCAGGGCCACGAGGTGGGTAACAGCCTGCTCGAGGAGGACCAGTTGGAGGTCGTCCGCGGCTATCTGAAGACCGCGGAGGACACCGGGGTGGAGATCGTGCTGCCGACGGACATCGTCGCGGCGACCGAGTTCTCCGCCGACGCCGAGCACGAGGTGGTGGCGGCCGACGAGATCCCCGCCGACCGCATGGGCCTGGACATCGGTCCGGACTCGGCACGGCTGTTCGCCGACAAGTTGGCGGACGCCAGGACCGTCTTCTGGAACGGCCCGATGGGGGCCTTCGAGATGGAGCCCTATGCGGCCGGGACGGAGGCGGTGGCCAGAGCCCTGGTGGACATCACTGCCAGTCACGATGCCCTGACGGTCGTCGGCGGCGGAGACAGCGCTGCCGCCGTGCGCCAGTTCGGCCACTCCGACGACGAGTTCGGTCACATCTCCACCGGTGGCGGGGCCTCGTTGGAGTTTTTGGAAGGCAAAACCCTGCCCGGCCTCGAGGTACTGGAGAACTCATGA
- a CDS encoding alpha/beta hydrolase family protein encodes MPPSQADELAQALRAKNRPVALVLFEGEGHGFRALDNQVRALEAELSLYAQVLSLELDEGIEPVVVDNLT; translated from the coding sequence GTGCCGCCGTCGCAGGCGGACGAGCTAGCGCAGGCGCTGCGGGCCAAGAACCGGCCGGTCGCGCTGGTCCTCTTCGAGGGCGAGGGACACGGGTTCCGGGCGCTGGACAACCAGGTGCGGGCCCTGGAGGCAGAGCTGTCCTTATATGCCCAAGTCCTCAGTCTGGAGCTGGACGAGGGCATCGAGCCGGTCGTGGTGGACAACCTCACCTGA
- the gap gene encoding type I glyceraldehyde-3-phosphate dehydrogenase has product MTVRVGINGFGRIGRNFTRAVLASGADIEIVGVNDLTDNETLAHLLKYDSILGRLDAEVTSTEDDITVGGQTIKAFAEKDPAALPWGDLGADVVIESTGIFTDATKAKAHIDGGAKKVIISAPAKNEDFTVVLGVNEGDYDPANHHIISNASCTTNCLGPMAKVLHEEFGIVKGLMTTIHAYTADQNLQDGPHKDLRRARAAALNIVPTSTGAAKAIGLVLPELKGKLDGFALRVPVPTGSATDLTFEASREVTVEEVNAAVKKAAEGPLQGILRYTDEPIVSKDIETDPASCIFDSGLTRVIGNQVKVVGWYDNEWGYSSRLVDLTVLVGSKL; this is encoded by the coding sequence GTGACCGTTCGCGTAGGCATCAATGGCTTTGGCCGCATCGGCCGCAACTTCACCCGCGCCGTCCTCGCGTCGGGCGCCGACATCGAGATCGTCGGAGTCAACGATCTGACCGACAACGAGACGCTGGCGCACCTGCTGAAGTACGACTCGATCCTGGGCCGTCTCGACGCCGAGGTGACCTCCACCGAGGACGACATCACGGTGGGTGGCCAGACCATCAAGGCGTTCGCCGAGAAGGACCCGGCTGCCCTGCCCTGGGGTGACCTGGGTGCGGACGTGGTCATCGAGTCCACCGGCATCTTCACCGACGCCACCAAGGCCAAGGCGCACATCGACGGTGGGGCCAAGAAGGTCATCATCTCCGCGCCGGCGAAGAACGAGGACTTCACGGTCGTCCTGGGCGTCAACGAGGGTGACTACGACCCCGCCAACCACCACATCATCTCCAACGCCTCCTGCACCACCAACTGCCTGGGCCCGATGGCCAAGGTGCTGCACGAGGAGTTCGGCATCGTCAAGGGTCTGATGACCACGATCCACGCCTACACCGCCGACCAGAACCTGCAGGACGGCCCCCACAAGGACCTGCGCCGCGCCCGCGCCGCTGCGCTCAACATCGTGCCGACGTCGACGGGTGCGGCCAAGGCCATCGGCCTGGTGCTCCCCGAGCTCAAGGGCAAGCTCGACGGCTTTGCTTTGCGCGTCCCGGTCCCCACCGGCTCGGCCACCGACCTGACCTTCGAGGCCAGCCGTGAGGTCACCGTCGAGGAGGTCAACGCCGCCGTCAAGAAGGCCGCCGAGGGCCCCCTGCAGGGCATCCTGCGCTACACCGATGAGCCCATCGTCTCCAAGGACATCGAGACCGACCCGGCCTCCTGCATCTTCGACTCCGGCCTCACCCGGGTGATCGGCAACCAGGTCAAGGTCGTCGGCTGGTACGACAACGAGTGGGGCTACTCCAGCCGTTTGGTCGACCTGACCGTGCTGGTTGGCAGCAAGCTCTGA